A stretch of Triticum aestivum cultivar Chinese Spring chromosome 1D, IWGSC CS RefSeq v2.1, whole genome shotgun sequence DNA encodes these proteins:
- the LOC123180142 gene encoding transcription factor IIIA isoform X2 has protein sequence MCPMEGCNRKFSIKGNIQRHVEEFHEDGPQCGGKKEFICPEANCGKVFKYASKLQKHEESHVNLDYTEVICCEPGCMKTFTNVECLKAHNQSCHQYVQCDICDTKQLKKNFKRHQRMHEGSFVTERIKCNFKDCKRSFSKKSNLHKHIKAVHEQSRPFTCGFSGCGQKFSYKHVRDNHEKSSVHVLFEGDFVEADEQLRPHPGGRKRKPISVDTFMRKRVAAPDAPPACSDGTEYLRWLLSG, from the exons ATGTGCCCTATGGAAGGATGCAACCGTAAGTTCAGTATCAAGGGTAATATCCAGAGACATGTTGAGGAATTTCACGAGGATGGCCCTCAGTGTGGAGGCAAGAAAGAGTTCATCTGCCCAGAGGCTAACTGTGGGAAGGTGTTCAAATATGCTTCCAAGCTACAGAAACACGAGGAATCACATG TCAACTTGGATTACACTGAAGTTATCTGCTGCGAACCAGGCTGCATGAAGACTTTTACTAATGTGGAATGCCTCAAGGCCCATAACCAATCGTGTCATCAGTATGTTCAGTGTGATATCTGTGACACTAAACAGCTTAAGAAGAACTTCAAGCGGCATCAGCGAATGCATGAAGGTTCGTTTGTCACTGAGAGGATTAAATGCAACTTCAAGGATTGCAAGCGCTCATTTTCAAAG AAATCCAATTTGCACAAGCATATTAAGGCAGTTCATGAGCAGAGTAGACCTTTCACATGTGGATTCTCTGGGTGCGGCCAGAAGTTTTCATACAAGCATGTAAGGGACAATCATGAGAAATCTAGTGTTCACGTGCTTTTTGAG GGCGATTTTGTGGAGGCTGATGAGCAACTTCGACCTCATCCAGGTGGCCGCAAGAGGAAGCCCATTTCAGTCGATACTTTTATGCGGAAGAGGGTAGCTGCTCCTGATGCTCCGCCTGCTTGCAGTGATGGAACTGAGTATCTGAGATGGCTTTTGTCAGGTTGA
- the LOC123180142 gene encoding transcription factor IIIA isoform X1: MFRYECVKHWIPRTPKCQKALNGPVSGRGDPPEKLHQECLIHALPQRPFACHVDGCPFSYSRKDHLNRHLLTHHGKLFMCPMEGCNRKFSIKGNIQRHVEEFHEDGPQCGGKKEFICPEANCGKVFKYASKLQKHEESHVNLDYTEVICCEPGCMKTFTNVECLKAHNQSCHQYVQCDICDTKQLKKNFKRHQRMHEGSFVTERIKCNFKDCKRSFSKKSNLHKHIKAVHEQSRPFTCGFSGCGQKFSYKHVRDNHEKSSVHVLFEGDFVEADEQLRPHPGGRKRKPISVDTFMRKRVAAPDAPPACSDGTEYLRWLLSG, encoded by the exons ATGTTCAGATATGAATGTGTGAAGCATTGGATCCCAAGAACTCCAAAATGCCAGAAGGCCTTGAATGGACCAGTATCAGGAAGGGGAGACCCTCCTGAGAAGCTCCATCAAGAATGCCTCATTCACGCGCTTCCTCAG AGACCCTTTGCCTGCCATGTAGATGGTTGCCCTTTCAGCTATAGCAGGAAGGACCATTTGAACCGCCATCTGCTTACTCATCACGGAAAACTATTCATGTGCCCTATGGAAGGATGCAACCGTAAGTTCAGTATCAAGGGTAATATCCAGAGACATGTTGAGGAATTTCACGAGGATGGCCCTCAGTGTGGAGGCAAGAAAGAGTTCATCTGCCCAGAGGCTAACTGTGGGAAGGTGTTCAAATATGCTTCCAAGCTACAGAAACACGAGGAATCACATG TCAACTTGGATTACACTGAAGTTATCTGCTGCGAACCAGGCTGCATGAAGACTTTTACTAATGTGGAATGCCTCAAGGCCCATAACCAATCGTGTCATCAGTATGTTCAGTGTGATATCTGTGACACTAAACAGCTTAAGAAGAACTTCAAGCGGCATCAGCGAATGCATGAAGGTTCGTTTGTCACTGAGAGGATTAAATGCAACTTCAAGGATTGCAAGCGCTCATTTTCAAAG AAATCCAATTTGCACAAGCATATTAAGGCAGTTCATGAGCAGAGTAGACCTTTCACATGTGGATTCTCTGGGTGCGGCCAGAAGTTTTCATACAAGCATGTAAGGGACAATCATGAGAAATCTAGTGTTCACGTGCTTTTTGAG GGCGATTTTGTGGAGGCTGATGAGCAACTTCGACCTCATCCAGGTGGCCGCAAGAGGAAGCCCATTTCAGTCGATACTTTTATGCGGAAGAGGGTAGCTGCTCCTGATGCTCCGCCTGCTTGCAGTGATGGAACTGAGTATCTGAGATGGCTTTTGTCAGGTTGA